One region of Aminobacterium colombiense DSM 12261 genomic DNA includes:
- a CDS encoding TRAP transporter substrate-binding protein, whose product MRRNIFLGALVLLCVFSLLVGGEAFAKAEYEWSFTQPWSRPLSNKGYEFFCDKVKEYSGGRIEIKFYSDGLLGNHDESYHAVQEGSIAMGVFSPYVNLVPGGMLNWMPWTVENFDEARLAYSPAGGILFKVMEDAWAEVGFKILFNVAQGPYGIANSKRPIRTPEDFKNLKLRVSSSLGFVKCLANMGEGTGMTLETVPWSELYNAMARKVVDGCWTMWPSLVDERHYEVAPYFTDLKWAWDAQNIAMNKKLWDSLPDDLKEAIKKAALEAEEYLLQIQEAAQEDYIATLEKQEGFEIIRLTDEERQVFRDKARMSGIWEELCTPWLEKKYPGQNMTQVILDELDRIHEEVAAKAKK is encoded by the coding sequence GTGAGAAGGAATATTTTTTTAGGGGCGCTTGTTTTACTTTGTGTTTTTAGCCTTCTTGTTGGGGGCGAGGCTTTTGCCAAAGCTGAATATGAGTGGAGTTTTACACAGCCGTGGTCAAGGCCTCTGAGTAACAAGGGATATGAGTTCTTCTGCGATAAGGTCAAGGAGTATTCAGGCGGTCGGATTGAAATCAAATTTTATTCCGATGGACTTCTTGGCAACCACGACGAGTCATATCACGCCGTTCAGGAAGGCAGCATCGCCATGGGCGTTTTTTCACCCTACGTCAATTTGGTTCCTGGCGGCATGCTGAACTGGATGCCCTGGACAGTGGAGAACTTTGATGAAGCGAGACTGGCATACTCTCCAGCCGGCGGCATTTTGTTCAAGGTTATGGAGGATGCATGGGCAGAAGTTGGTTTTAAAATTCTCTTCAATGTCGCTCAGGGTCCTTACGGCATAGCGAACAGCAAAAGGCCTATTCGCACTCCCGAAGATTTCAAGAACTTGAAACTGCGAGTGTCTTCTTCTCTTGGTTTCGTAAAATGCCTCGCGAACATGGGAGAAGGAACGGGCATGACCCTGGAAACTGTTCCATGGAGCGAGCTGTATAACGCCATGGCAAGAAAGGTCGTAGATGGCTGCTGGACCATGTGGCCCTCACTGGTTGACGAGAGACACTACGAAGTGGCTCCTTACTTTACAGACCTTAAATGGGCATGGGATGCTCAGAATATCGCTATGAACAAGAAACTCTGGGACTCTCTTCCTGACGATCTCAAGGAAGCTATAAAAAAGGCGGCTCTTGAGGCAGAAGAGTATCTTCTGCAGATTCAGGAAGCGGCACAGGAAGACTATATAGCGACATTAGAGAAGCAGGAGGGCTTTGAGATCATTCGTCTGACCGATGAAGAGCGGCAGGTCTTCAGAGACAAGGCCCGCATGTCCGGAATCTGGGAAGAGCTTTGCACGCCATGGCTTGAAAAGAAATACCCCGGACAGAATATGACCCAGGTCATTCTTGACGAACTTGATCGTATCCACGAAGAGGTTGCTGCGAAAGCAAAGAAATAG
- a CDS encoding TRAP transporter small permease: MKNLYLRFVRLIEIFENTICAAGLVLTTVLVFAQVVNRYWLHFEIMWLSDLALYFFTFFMLLAIALTTRVEGHTSVDVFLETFFKGEHMAKSRAIYIMILNLISIVIMFAFLPVVLKFTLRAITYPEYGTLVRWFNTSWLVECMFMMLVLSIFHSIHNVVVKFIDYRRQYVIPVSQEGK; this comes from the coding sequence ATGAAGAATTTATACTTACGGTTTGTAAGGCTTATTGAAATATTCGAAAATACAATTTGTGCAGCTGGGCTTGTTCTCACAACAGTTCTTGTCTTTGCTCAAGTTGTAAATCGTTATTGGCTGCATTTTGAAATAATGTGGTTGTCAGATTTGGCATTGTACTTTTTTACGTTTTTTATGCTGTTGGCTATCGCTCTTACCACAAGAGTGGAGGGTCACACAAGTGTTGACGTCTTTCTAGAAACCTTTTTTAAGGGAGAACACATGGCAAAGTCAAGAGCCATATATATTATGATATTGAATTTAATATCGATTGTTATTATGTTCGCATTTTTGCCAGTTGTTCTAAAGTTTACGCTGCGCGCAATTACATATCCGGAGTATGGAACTCTGGTACGGTGGTTTAACACGAGCTGGCTCGTTGAGTGTATGTTTATGATGCTTGTACTTTCTATATTTCACTCTATACATAATGTTGTAGTTAAGTTCATAGATTATCGCCGTCAATACGTAATTCCGGTTTCACAGGAGGGAAAATAA